The following are encoded together in the Raineyella sp. LH-20 genome:
- a CDS encoding ABC-F family ATP-binding cassette domain-containing protein produces the protein MAHLLGAEALHLEYPTKLVFDAVTLGVNEGDRIGIVGRNGDGKSSLLAMLAGRRTPDGGRVTVRNGVRIGVLDQADTLPDDETVGHAVVGDAPEYEWAGDPRIRDIIAGLLGDLDWGAALATLSGGQRRRVALAALLAGTWDVLALDEPTNHLDLEAITWLADHLKRRWAANAGGLLVVTHDRWFLDEVCTTTWEVHDRIVEPFEGGYAAYILQRVERDRQAAVTEARRQNLARKELAWLRRGAPARSSKPKFRIEAANTLIADVPPIRDTVALQSLAVSRLGKDVVDLLDVSVAYGDKQVLRGVEWRLAPGERTGILGVNGAGKSTLLGLIDGSVPPTGGRVKRGTTVKTATLTQRLDELEEFLDEPVRVVIGRLRTTYTLGSGSKAQELTPAQLLERLGFSGAQLSTPVKDLSGGQQRRLQLLLILLDQPNVLILDEPTNDLDTDMLAALEDLLDSWPGTLIVVSHDRYFLERVTDQQYAVLDGRLRHLPGGVDEYLKLRAAQEAEAEAAGPAPRTGQRDADTSAAGGLSGRELRAAEKELTSLERRVERLREQAAAARTQLADLDQSDYQRLASEMATITRLEDEAETLEERWLELSVLFD, from the coding sequence ATGGCGCATCTGCTCGGGGCCGAGGCCCTTCACCTGGAATATCCGACCAAGCTGGTCTTCGACGCGGTCACCCTCGGGGTGAACGAGGGCGACCGGATCGGCATCGTCGGCCGCAACGGCGACGGCAAGTCCAGCCTGCTCGCGATGCTCGCCGGGCGCCGTACGCCGGACGGGGGCCGGGTGACGGTCCGCAACGGCGTACGCATCGGTGTGCTGGACCAGGCGGACACGCTGCCGGACGACGAGACGGTCGGGCATGCGGTGGTCGGCGACGCGCCCGAGTACGAGTGGGCCGGCGACCCGCGGATCCGCGACATCATCGCCGGCCTGCTCGGTGACCTGGACTGGGGCGCCGCCCTCGCCACGCTGTCCGGTGGCCAGCGCCGACGGGTGGCGCTGGCCGCGCTGCTGGCCGGCACCTGGGACGTGCTGGCCCTCGACGAGCCGACCAACCACCTCGATCTGGAGGCGATCACCTGGCTGGCCGACCACCTCAAGCGCCGCTGGGCGGCGAACGCCGGTGGCCTGCTGGTGGTCACCCACGACCGGTGGTTCCTGGACGAGGTGTGTACGACGACCTGGGAGGTGCACGACCGGATCGTCGAGCCGTTCGAGGGCGGCTACGCCGCGTACATCCTGCAGCGGGTCGAGCGCGACAGGCAGGCGGCCGTCACCGAGGCTCGCCGGCAGAACCTGGCCCGCAAGGAGCTCGCCTGGCTGCGCCGCGGCGCACCGGCGCGCAGCTCGAAGCCGAAGTTCCGCATCGAGGCCGCCAACACCCTGATCGCCGACGTCCCCCCGATCCGGGACACCGTCGCGCTGCAGTCGCTCGCGGTCTCTCGGCTCGGCAAGGACGTCGTCGACCTGCTGGACGTCTCCGTGGCGTACGGGGACAAGCAGGTGCTGCGCGGCGTGGAGTGGCGGCTGGCGCCCGGCGAGCGGACCGGCATCCTCGGTGTCAACGGCGCCGGCAAGTCCACCCTGTTGGGGCTGATCGACGGGTCGGTGCCGCCCACCGGCGGTCGGGTCAAGCGCGGCACGACCGTGAAGACCGCCACCCTCACCCAGCGGCTGGACGAGCTCGAGGAGTTCCTCGACGAGCCGGTCCGGGTGGTGATCGGCCGATTGCGGACGACGTACACCCTCGGATCGGGATCCAAGGCCCAGGAACTGACACCGGCACAGCTGCTGGAGCGGCTCGGCTTCTCCGGTGCCCAGCTCTCGACCCCGGTGAAGGACCTGTCGGGCGGTCAGCAGCGTCGACTGCAGCTGCTGCTGATCCTGCTCGACCAGCCCAACGTGCTGATCCTCGACGAGCCGACCAATGACCTGGACACCGACATGCTCGCCGCACTGGAGGACCTGCTCGACTCGTGGCCGGGCACCCTCATCGTGGTCTCCCACGACCGGTACTTCCTGGAGCGGGTGACCGACCAGCAGTACGCCGTCCTCGACGGCCGGCTACGCCACCTGCCGGGAGGGGTCGACGAGTACCTGAAGCTGCGGGCGGCCCAGGAGGCGGAAGCCGAGGCCGCCGGTCCCGCACCCCGGACCGGGCAGCGCGACGCCGACACCTCGGCGGCGGGCGGCCTCTCCGGCCGGGAGCTACGAGCAGCCGAGAAGGAGCTCACCTCGCTGGAACGGCGGGTCGAACGGCTACGGGAACAGGCGGCCGCGGCGCGTACGCAGCTCGCCGACCTCGACCAGTCCGACTATCAGCGCCTCGCCTCGGAGATGGCCACGATCACCCGGCTGGAGGACGAGGCGGAGACCCTGGAGGAGCGCTGGCTGGAGCTGTCGGTCCTCTTCGACTAG
- a CDS encoding HdeD family acid-resistance protein: MSTDTHDTGIDKARAVIRTAWGISGLVALVIGLLILVWPGKTAAVVAAIIVVYAIITGLVYLGLGIFAQRFSPLARIGHAVLGVLFIAGGVVALMNLRTTTVVLALLLGIMIGILWIVEGVATLTLLGGVQSATWVIVYAVISILAGITLLFSPGYVLTLWWLLGIWLVVMGVVHIVHALRTRAVPA, from the coding sequence ATGTCCACCGACACCCACGACACTGGCATCGACAAGGCCCGTGCCGTCATCCGTACGGCCTGGGGGATCAGCGGTCTCGTCGCGCTCGTCATCGGCCTACTGATCCTCGTCTGGCCGGGCAAGACAGCCGCCGTGGTCGCCGCGATCATCGTCGTCTACGCCATCATCACCGGCCTGGTCTATCTGGGCCTCGGGATCTTTGCGCAGCGGTTTAGCCCGCTGGCGCGGATCGGCCACGCCGTGCTCGGCGTCCTCTTCATCGCCGGCGGCGTGGTCGCCCTGATGAACCTGCGGACGACCACCGTGGTCCTCGCGCTGTTGCTCGGCATCATGATCGGCATCCTCTGGATCGTCGAGGGTGTTGCGACGCTCACCCTGCTGGGCGGGGTGCAGTCGGCGACCTGGGTCATCGTCTACGCCGTGATTTCGATCCTCGCCGGCATCACCCTGCTGTTCTCCCCGGGCTACGTGCTGACCCTGTGGTGGCTGCTCGGCATCTGGCTGGTGGTGATGGGCGTGGTCCACATCGTCCATGCCCTGCGGACCCGGGCCGTACCCGCCTGA
- a CDS encoding CBS domain-containing protein, with protein MKIRDLLRRKGNTVLTLAVTATVADAVTVLRDHGIGCVVVTDPAGAIAGIVSERDISHAFGIVAPESPISDLMTTDVHTCAPDEDVEALAALMTDQRVRHVPVVENGRLSGLVSIGDVVKAHLDDLRQERDHLVAYVQST; from the coding sequence ATGAAGATCCGCGACCTGCTCCGACGCAAGGGGAACACCGTTCTCACCCTTGCCGTGACAGCGACAGTCGCCGACGCCGTCACCGTCCTCCGCGACCACGGCATCGGTTGCGTCGTCGTGACCGACCCCGCCGGCGCCATCGCCGGCATCGTCTCCGAACGCGACATCTCCCACGCCTTCGGGATCGTCGCCCCCGAGTCCCCGATCAGCGATCTGATGACCACGGACGTCCACACCTGCGCACCCGACGAGGACGTCGAAGCCCTTGCCGCGCTGATGACCGACCAACGCGTCCGCCACGTGCCCGTGGTGGAGAACGGCCGGCTCAGCGGGTTGGTCAGCATCGGTGACGTCGTGAAGGCCCACCTGGACGACTTGCGCCAGGAGCGCGACCACCTCGTCGCGTACGTACAGTCCACCTGA